The nucleotide window GCGACTTCGTCACCTGCATGCTCACCGCCTGCGAGGGAGACGAGATCAGCGTTCTCCAGCGGGTCTTTGTCCCCAACTCGCTCGGCTCGCTCTACACCATGATCTGCGAGTTCATCGGCTATGGCGAATATGGCGACGAAGGCAAGGTGATGGGCCTCGCCCCCCTGGGAGGCGATCGCTACGCCGATCAATTCGACGACATGGTGACGCTCAATGGCGCCGGCTTCGAACTCAATCCTAAATACTTCCTCCCCTTTGGCGCCTCGCAAGGAATGAAGATCGCCGACGACGGCCAGGTGACCCTCGAACGGCACTACTCCGATCACTTGATCGAACGATTCGGGCCGCCTCGCGTCCCGCGCTCCGACCTCACCCAGCGCGACCGCGATCTGGCGTTTGGCGTGCAGCACGTTTTTGAAAAGGTGTATCTGCACACGCTCCGCGCGCTCCACCAGTTGTGCCCCAGCGAGCGCGTGGCCATCGCCGGAGGTTGCGCGCTCAACAGCGTCGCCAACGGCAAGGTCTTTACCGAGACCCCCTTTGCCGAAACCTGCATTCAGCCCGCCGCCGGCGACGACGGCTTGGCGCTCGGCGCGGCGCTCTATGTCTCCAACTCCATGCTTCGCGAAGGGCGCCGCTATGTCATGGAAAACGCCTATCTCGGCCCCGAGTTCGCCGACGCGCCAATCCGCGCCGCGCTCGACGCCGCGGGCGTCCCCTACCAGTCGCTCGATCGCCAGTCGCTGCTCGCCGCCACCGTCGACCAGATCGAGCGCGGCAATGTCGTTGGCTGGTTTCAGGGTCGCATGGAGTGGGGACCGCGGGCGCTCGGCAATCGCTCGATCGTCGTCCACCCCGGCCTGCCCAACATGAAAGACGTGCTCAACGCGCGGATCAAGCGCCGCGAGTGGTTCCGCCCCTTTGCCCCGAGCGTGCTGGTCGAGCGCCAGTCCGAGATTTTCGAGCAAGGTCAACCTTCTCCCTTCATGCTCCACGTCTATCCCATCAAGCCTGCGTGGCGCGAACGCCTCTGCGCGGTCACGCATGTCGATGGCACGGGCCGCTTGCAAACGGTCAGCCGCCAGGAGAACCCGCTCTACTACGATCTGATCAGCGAGTTCGATCGCCGCACCGGCATCCCGGTCCTGCTCAACACCAGCTTCAACGAAAACGAACCGGTGGTCTGCCAACCTTCGGAAGCGATCGATTGCTTCCTGCGCACCAAAATGGACGCCCTGGCCATCGGCTCGTTCCTGTGCCAGAAGCAAACGCCTGCTTCGTAGTAGCGGTCGGCTTGCGCTCCAAGGGCAGGACCAAGACTTGTCGCGTACTGCGCGCCGCAGTAAGCTGAAAGAATCGATTGCAATGGGATGTGCGGCCATGACTTGCGCAATGAGCAAAGCCACAAGAGTAGTCATGCTTGGCTCATTGCTTTTTACCGGTGTGCCCATCTGGCAGCATTCGCACCCGGGCGGAGATCGGCCTCATTACCACCACGACCATGGTCATCCCGATCATGAGGGCACGGGACTGGCCCATGCGCATGTCACATTATTTGGCGTGGAATTCACCATTCCCGCCGAATCGAGTAACGACGAATCGGACGAGAGCCGCGCGACCTTTTTGATTGCGGCGCCAGTCATCGCCTGCGAGATGAGTCACGATTGCTCACTCGTTCACTTGGCTCAGCCAATTCTAAATGCTGGCGAGCTAATCCAAATCGTGCCGGCGTTCCGTTGCAAGACGGCAATCGCAGCGCCTCTGTGTGATACTGCGCGCCATGAGCGCTCCGGCGTGCAATTGATTTGAGCCTCTAGCGGCTTCTCCGCTGGTTCACTCTCACTCACACAAAGGATATTGCCATGCGCGCTATTTGGCTGATTGCGCTGTTGTTCAGTCTGGTTGGATGCGAAAAGCCCTCAGCTTCAAAAGCCCCCGTGACCATCGACCCACACGATGTGCCGATTACGGAGGCGGACGTGACGTTGCCCGCAAACTTTGCCGAAGCAATTCCGCGGATCAAAGGCTATCGCGATTCCATCCGCCAATTGATAACAGCCGGAACTCCCGCTCAGGCTCATCGCGATCTGGACGAACTCGACATCGTGTTGAACAAGCTCCCTTCCATCGCGAAGGACAGCGGCGTGCCCAATGAGCAATGGGAGTCAATCAACCTTGCGGCGCAGGAGCTTCGAGCTTCGTTCAACGAGCTACATGCTGCGATCGACGCCAAGCGCGAGCCTGACTACGCGGCTGTCGCTGCGTCAATCGACCAGGCGATTGCCAAATTGGAGCAAGTGCCATGAGAGTCCTATTGATTCTTGCCCTATTGCCAGGCGTAACGCTGGCCCATGAGGGACACGCGCCACTGCCCACAAAGGGCGCAATTGTCAAAGGCGACCGACTCATGTTGTCGGCTAGCGCGTCGCAAGCCATCGGTGTGCAATTCGGAAAAGTCGAACTTGCCGAAGTGCGAGAATCCATTCGAGCCGTCGCGTCGGTTGAACTCCCCTGGAGCCAACAAGCCTACGTGACCACGCTAATTGCAGGGCGAATTGAAAGCGTGTTGGTGAAACCCGGTGAATCAGTCAGCGCCGGGCAAGAGTTGGCGCGGGTTTCGGGCATCGAACTCGAAACGTTGCAACTCGCGCTACTCCAGGCAAACAAAGAAAAGGCGTTGACAGATCAGTTGCTGGCAGGACAGACAACCGCCGGCGAAGTCATCTCCGGCAAGTTGATGTTGCAAACCCGCACCGACGCGCGCCAGCAAGCAATTCGTTTCAAAGTCGCCTGGGAGAAGCTCAAGGCGATTGGTCTGACGGACGACGCGTTGTGGCAGGTGTGCCGCTCGGGGACAACCGTTGCCGCGGTCTCAATTCTCGCCCCAATCGACGGCGTCGTCTCACGGGCCGATGTGCGCGCGGGCCAGATTGTGCAACCCACCGATCACCTTTACCACATTGTCGATCCCTCGCGGGTCTGGGTCGTGGCAAAGGTGCTGGAGGCGGACGTGGGCAGCGTCAAAATCGGCCAGCCCGTCGAGGTGACCTTTGCCGCATTGCCCGGCCGGTTGTTCCAATCAACCGTGGATCATCTTGAACTTCGGATCAATGCGGATCGCACGCTGTCGGTCAAATCCGTATTGCAAAACTCGGGCGACCTGCGACCCGGATTGTTTGGCAGAGTGCGCATCGTGGTGGATTCGACCAAGGCGGTGGTTTGTCCTCGCGAGTCGTTGGCCGACGGCTTTGCTTTTGTTCAACAATCGACCGGCAACTTGATTCGCAAGCCGGTCAACGTCGCGGTCATGCGCGGCGGGCAAGCGGAGATTGCGGACGGGCTGTTTCCCGGTGACAAGGTGGTCACAGTGGGAAGTCACGAGCTATCAGCGCTATTTGCCAGACCAACGACGAAAGCCGCCGCCGACGTCCAGCCAATGATTCGCGCGACGCAAGGTCAGATTGAGGTGCCCACCGATCAAAAAGCTTTCGCCAGCGCGCCGATAGAGGGTCGCATTCGGCGGATTTTCGTGGAGCACGGCCAGCGAGTCCACAAGGGCCAGATCTTGGCCGAACTCGATAGTCTGTCGTTTCGCAATCTGCAGTTGGATTTGTTGCAAGCGCGAACGAACCTTGATGAAGCCACGCAAAACCTCGCGCGGTTGGAGTCACTCCGCGACTCGGTTGTCCGCAAGGAGTTTTGGAAGGCCCAATCCGAACGCGATCAGTTGCGCTATTCCGTCACTAGTCTCGAAAACCAATTGGCGCTTCTGGGAGCGGACGATCAAGGGCCATTCGTGCCAATTCGTGCGCCAGCCGCTGGGCTCATCTGCGACTTCACACTGATTCCTGGCCAAGTTGTGGCACGGAATGACTCGCTGTTTGAACTGCACAACCTAACAACCGTTTGGGCTCGAGCTTACTTGTTCGCACATGACGCCGCGCAGGTGGCCGTTGGACAGGCGGTTCAAGTCGGGCTTGCGTCCGACCCCCGGTTTTCCGCGCCGGCGACTATCGAGCGGCTACACCCGCTGTTGGTCTCGGGCAATCGAGCCTTGGCGGTTTGGCTGGAACTGGACAACCCGGATTTGCGGCTCAAGGAAGGCATGGCCGCGATCATCAAACTGGGGATT belongs to Pirellulales bacterium and includes:
- a CDS encoding carbamoyltransferase; translation: DFVTCMLTACEGDEISVLQRVFVPNSLGSLYTMICEFIGYGEYGDEGKVMGLAPLGGDRYADQFDDMVTLNGAGFELNPKYFLPFGASQGMKIADDGQVTLERHYSDHLIERFGPPRVPRSDLTQRDRDLAFGVQHVFEKVYLHTLRALHQLCPSERVAIAGGCALNSVANGKVFTETPFAETCIQPAAGDDGLALGAALYVSNSMLREGRRYVMENAYLGPEFADAPIRAALDAAGVPYQSLDRQSLLAATVDQIERGNVVGWFQGRMEWGPRALGNRSIVVHPGLPNMKDVLNARIKRREWFRPFAPSVLVERQSEIFEQGQPSPFMLHVYPIKPAWRERLCAVTHVDGTGRLQTVSRQENPLYYDLISEFDRRTGIPVLLNTSFNENEPVVCQPSEAIDCFLRTKMDALAIGSFLCQKQTPAS
- a CDS encoding efflux RND transporter periplasmic adaptor subunit gives rise to the protein MRVLLILALLPGVTLAHEGHAPLPTKGAIVKGDRLMLSASASQAIGVQFGKVELAEVRESIRAVASVELPWSQQAYVTTLIAGRIESVLVKPGESVSAGQELARVSGIELETLQLALLQANKEKALTDQLLAGQTTAGEVISGKLMLQTRTDARQQAIRFKVAWEKLKAIGLTDDALWQVCRSGTTVAAVSILAPIDGVVSRADVRAGQIVQPTDHLYHIVDPSRVWVVAKVLEADVGSVKIGQPVEVTFAALPGRLFQSTVDHLELRINADRTLSVKSVLQNSGDLRPGLFGRVRIVVDSTKAVVCPRESLADGFAFVQQSTGNLIRKPVNVAVMRGGQAEIADGLFPGDKVVTVGSHELSALFARPTTKAAADVQPMIRATQGQIEVPTDQKAFASAPIEGRIRRIFVEHGQRVHKGQILAELDSLSFRNLQLDLLQARTNLDEATQNLARLESLRDSVVRKEFWKAQSERDQLRYSVTSLENQLALLGADDQGPFVPIRAPAAGLICDFTLIPGQVVARNDSLFELHNLTTVWARAYLFAHDAAQVAVGQAVQVGLASDPRFSAPATIERLHPLLVSGNRALAVWLELDNPDLRLKEGMAAIIKLGI